From Massilia sp. WG5, a single genomic window includes:
- a CDS encoding DUF1173 domain-containing protein: MLRIHDQLFEMSDPALTAALASVYGTKVRPFCGCRPGGVEMYIARVTGKFAVKRMPNTGPDHAPHCDSYEPPAELSGLGQLMGNAIDENADEGLTTLKLGFSLTKVTGKAAPSPGASEKDSVKTDGNKLTLRGTLHYLWEQAGFNRWSPAMEGKRHWPVIRKYLLLAAENKMTKGSALVDRLYIPEPFDKDKKAEIAQRRMARMAKAAAPLKETRQLMIVIGEVAEIGTARYGFKIRFKHVPDCDFMMNEDIHKRLQKRFATEIELWSSNGDNGVHLMAIATVGVGHTGVPSFEEIALMVVSPGWVPFENQFELMLLGMLGDKKRRYVKGLRYNLASTSPLAAAVLSDTEPQPTAVYIVPPGASDTYREEMDKLIEGSKLPSVKWELDSGEMPAFPPAAPPKPYRKQTPLPAMESEA, encoded by the coding sequence ATGCTGCGCATCCACGACCAGCTGTTCGAAATGTCCGATCCGGCCCTTACCGCTGCACTGGCATCGGTCTACGGGACCAAGGTTCGTCCCTTCTGCGGCTGCCGGCCTGGCGGTGTCGAGATGTATATCGCTAGGGTCACGGGTAAATTCGCCGTCAAACGCATGCCGAACACAGGCCCTGACCACGCGCCACATTGCGATTCCTACGAGCCGCCGGCCGAGTTGTCGGGGCTTGGCCAGCTGATGGGTAATGCGATCGACGAAAACGCGGACGAGGGCTTGACCACGCTGAAGCTGGGCTTCTCCCTGACCAAGGTAACGGGAAAAGCCGCGCCCTCCCCCGGCGCGTCCGAAAAGGACAGCGTCAAGACGGATGGCAACAAGCTGACGTTGCGGGGCACATTGCATTACCTTTGGGAGCAGGCCGGCTTCAATCGCTGGTCGCCGGCGATGGAAGGCAAGCGGCATTGGCCCGTCATCCGCAAGTATCTGCTGCTGGCGGCCGAAAACAAGATGACAAAGGGCAGCGCGTTGGTCGACCGGCTTTACATTCCCGAACCGTTCGACAAGGACAAGAAGGCCGAGATCGCGCAGCGGCGCATGGCCCGCATGGCGAAGGCGGCAGCGCCTCTAAAGGAAACACGGCAGCTGATGATCGTGATCGGCGAGGTTGCCGAAATCGGTACCGCACGATATGGATTCAAGATCCGCTTCAAGCATGTGCCGGATTGCGACTTCATGATGAACGAGGATATCCATAAGCGCCTGCAGAAGCGCTTTGCGACCGAGATCGAGCTGTGGAGCTCGAACGGCGATAATGGCGTTCACCTCATGGCGATTGCCACCGTCGGAGTCGGCCATACAGGCGTGCCGTCGTTCGAGGAGATCGCCCTGATGGTCGTGTCGCCAGGCTGGGTACCGTTCGAAAACCAGTTCGAACTGATGTTGCTTGGCATGCTGGGCGATAAGAAGCGGCGTTACGTGAAGGGCCTTCGATACAACCTGGCGTCGACCAGTCCACTAGCCGCGGCCGTCCTATCGGACACTGAACCCCAGCCGACCGCCGTGTATATCGTGCCGCCTGGCGCCAGTGACACCTACCGCGAGGAGATGGACAAGCTGATCGAGGGCAGCAAGCTGCCGTCGGTGAAGTGGGAACTCGATTCCGGCGAGATGCCCGCCTTCCCGCCGGCGGCGCCGCCAAAACCGTATCGGAAGCAGACCCCGCTTCCCGCAATGGAAAGCGAGGCTTGA